In Pseudoliparis swirei isolate HS2019 ecotype Mariana Trench chromosome 22, NWPU_hadal_v1, whole genome shotgun sequence, the DNA window agcctgaactcagattagtaccgtagcggtgattgcaagtcttgcattcataaaaataGGCTCACAAATAATGAATTagacactataaacatgtttaagctagcttgtagctcgcgctagctacgagctgcTACTcaagctagcgcgagctacacCGCGGAGAGGAgcagctcgtagctagcgctagctacgagctcgcgctagctacgagcgcgacagtctgatatccgttgtttgtcggTGCTCcctgagaacggcttttacagggaatatggacgaagaggtttttaatgtcgtcattgtcaatcgtcgttttgtgctcttattttatttttcttaagtATCgattcaggcaccgtttaggcaccggtatcgttttaaaagtaccggttcagcaccggtatcggaaaaaaacccaaacgatacccatcccatATCTTGCCCATTTCATTTAGTTGTCATAAGGACATCTTGGAATGAATCGCGATGATGTAAAAAGGCAATTATCTGGCCACCTTTGAGACTGATAAGGACCCCTCCGTTAAACCCATCAATGGAGAGACTTTCTCCTGCGATTTCAACACGTGACTGAATGTAATATTTATGGAGGAAGCGGACGACCGAGTCCTGCTCCTCTCGGGGAGTTGTGAGTCAGACGGACAGACAATAGGCCCTTAGCGTTGTTTAGCATAACGTAGTGAAGGAGGATGTTGCGTCATATTCGTCCTCTCCCCTCGGACTCCTTCACTCGTCTCGTGGGAAAGAAAAATACGATATAAAAAGCATATCGCCGTCTCTTATGAGTACTCTCACGCCTAGCCGTCAGCTCCCAGATGTCCAACGACTTCCAATTTACACAAGGTCAGGCGTCAAACGGAGCGGCGCCTCCGTCCCCCCGGGCAGCGGCAGTAAGGAATGACgagttgatgaagctgatggatctgGGAAGACTGAGTGGAGAttgggggaggaggtggaggtggaggcggaggtggaggGGCGGCACGAACCGCTGATCCGAAAACAGCGGAGGTGGTGATTGACGGCACCGAACCGCGACGGCGAGGAGGAAATCGTGCGCGAGGAGTGAACGGCGGATGTAGCAGGAAATGAATTCGAAGACTGGAAAGCTTCGACGTCGAGGCATCGAGTCCCTGAGCTTCGACCGCTGTAGAAACTGTtgggttgtaatagtttattttgataacatgtgcagaggaagtcttatgctttaaattgatacaaatagaaagatattataataggaaatattagggagaatattgatattgttaccttcgcattgaaaatacggaaggttttgatttatttatttatttgtatgcgtgttactcgcataactcaaaaagtattaaaccgaatcgcatgaaatttggtgggatgattggttattatccggggaccatttgattagattttgggatcaatcgggtcaaaggtcaaggtcatgaaaaggtcaaaatcttctttttaccatggcgtggtcaatttgtatccaattggcatgcaactaatgccaacatgttcataattcaattcccaatcgtgtgatatacGACATGTCATAATGACCACAATATCCGGTATCAAGTTACATCAATTTACActtccccacactctcatgccaagtaccaaaaaagtggctgcggcggtatgcgctctaccgagtgcccgttctagttattaatgtattatgaagcataggggtaatgtttactctatgcaaatgtaaatggcaagaattaatgcatgttgcatgagagtgactgtatgttagtattatagattgtcgaagccggttgaaatccgtgaagtgacttacaataatagacgggacttttattgtgaaagtgactttaatgcggacaatatcaagacgggacttttattgtgaaaatacttgacggaagtgacgttttgaccaggggttcagtgacattcgacccctccattgttctagcgggactttgaaccaatcactcggtgttaaaggctggactctcCTTTGAGAGCGAGGatttggctgattttgagtctaagactctgtggattagagatagcgtttctcttccacaggtacCCCGACGCCGGAAGGCTGGGCGGAGGAGCCGGACGATGAAGagcacgatcgtgaggccttgaatgtttgttttacacttcccgcaattaaatgttgataacttaattcacgcgcgtccggaagcctgttttccatcatttgcgaagtgcccggtTTCAGAACATCCGTATAAAACCTAGCAGGGGTTTTCAGCCCGTGTGCGGTTGCCGTGAGCGATGCATGCCGGGTGGTCCGGGTCCTCTCCCAGCGTCACGTGATGCTCGTCGCGTTAACATCGATTGCAGATCAGCGAGCCGCCGTCTCGTCTCGTCCGATTGTCTGCCTCCCCCCACGTAACACGGACTGGATGGATGCACATTCGAGGCGCTGTGAACTGGGAACATACACAATTGAAGAGCGTTGTTCCTCCCGTCCGGCTCACGTGGCTACACCGCACACAGCCACCTGACGAACTCCTCCACAGATGTTTTGTGAACGTTACTTGCTCAATAGTCTGGTTTACCGTCTCTGGAAACGGCTGATCGCAATCACAATGAAAGGTATTCCCATCTCGTCCATGTCTAATCGATGGACTTCTATCGGCGCCCGGAGGACCTCGATCGGCATCGGTCGCCATCTGACAAGCCTTCTCTTTTTTATCTTCACTACTGTAAGGAAGTTCTGAAACCGGGCACTtggcaaatgatggaaaacaggcttccggacacgcgtgaattaagttatcaacatttaatggcaggaagtgtaaaacaaacattcaaggcctcacgatcgcgCTCTTCATCGTCCGGCTCCTCCGCCCAGCCTTCCGGTGTCGagatacctgtggaagagaaacgctatctctaatccacagagtcttagactcaaaatcagccaatcctcgctctcaaaggtgagtccagcctttaacacctagtgattggttcaaagtttcgctagaacaatggaggggtcgaatgtcactggcccaggtcaaaacgtcacttccggtgaagtattttcacaataaaagtcccgtctattattgtctgcattaaagtcactttcacaataaaagtcccttgttattgtaagtcacttcacggaattcaaccggcttcgtcaatctataatactaacatagtcactctcatgcaacatacattaattcttgccatttacatttgcatagagtaaacattacccctatgcttcataatacattaataacaatatcaatattctccctaatattttctataatTAAATCTTTcgatgtattaatttaaaacataagacctctgcagatgttatcaaaataaactattacaacctaacactacCCAGAAATCAAAATCCAAGCAGAGATCACATCGAAAGTCTCAGAAGTAAACGAAGCAGTAAGTCCCGCGTCATGTATGTGCGGAGCTTGAAAACAATTCGGTCTGAGTCACCGGGCGATTCGTCCTGAACCTTTATTACGGAGGCATTTAGGATTTATGGAGGAGGATTCTTTTTTCGTTTTCCAACATAAGCACCTGGCTCCGTAATAACTGAGTCATAAAGCCGTGATCAACAACCAAGGCAATCCCACACACGGGCATCGCGGTCAGGTTGTACACTCTTTTAATACGAGCCTGCAGGGAGTCAGAGGATTAATAAGTCACTCATAAGGCACATAACCTTTCTTTTTTATGGCCGAACATGACGGACTGAGTCTGTATTGTCTGCGGCGTTATGGACTGTGGAGGGCTGTTAAAGTTCAACCATGTCAGGGTGCTGTTTCTctcagatatttatattttattggtTTTCCGCTGGCAGATGGAGGCTGAAAATGATTTATGACGGCTCATGGGAATCTGAAGTCCAgaggaacacaacaacacagcagCACTCTGGGTCATTCTACTCGTCGCTTTTGGGTATCAGCTCAATATTTAATTCACAGGCTGTGTGCCTCCACGTGTGGACGTGACTGGGATCCTTCTTCATGTGTCAGGAAACATCAGACTGAAGCCCAATGTAACGAATACATGAGTAGATATGAATTGATGTGTATTTTTTAagattacacttttttttacgCAAGCAACTGGGTACAAATCTTCAAATTGAacaataattacaataattagATTAAAGTGTACATTTCAATGCAGCAACAACATTGGTCAAAACAAATACcagaattatttatatatatatgtatatgtatgaacacatatacaaacacatagacatatatatatataattctggtATTTGTTTTGACCAATGGTGTTGCTGCATTGAAatgtacactatatatatacacatagatgcacacacatgtgtatatatatatatatatagacacgcgcacatgtgtgtatgtatatatatattgtataaacatatatatatatatatacacacatatatgtttgtctatatatgtatatatatatgtgatatgtgtatatatatatgtgtgtatatatgtgatatgtgtatatatatgaattagggctgggcaacgattaacatttttaatcgcgattaatcgcatgatttccctgattaatcgcgattaatcgcatttgtatacgcaaaatccaataattcattcaaaagtagtgtatagcgcacttctatttgaaatgttctgccatatgaatgaaagtgccataacatgtgttgtccctgttagagtgagacaccagaaaacactttcagtgcagtttgtcaattcctagaacttgacacttattttaaatgttctgccatatgaactaaagtgccataaaatctgtcaggacattgtcaaatgcactgttatgcagagacactgtgacagaacgctggagactgaagcagggacatgatcaaaggcagtcgtctcgcagcagcgatcatctctggtgctctatctgctcagtgtggtgactttatctgacacattccactgctgtgcaacttcagtaaagtgtcccgcgcacgtttcagcatcatgtctctcctgtgttcatcagtcagggcatgtgaatgcagcgcccacttctcatcaatataatgcacagtcactccgaggtcattgtggttacagagtgatgtccagtagggtgaccagatttgagtttgtgaaaaagaggacacttcgtctgagattaaacatctctcttgttctgcctgttttgtgatatacatgcctaaaaggtgcctaatatttctagactgaaataatatcggcattataattattataactatgaggatttcttagttgcctattttgtggagccccctcaggactttgtgccctcccacagcgcgtagtgcattatgggagcggcgacgctggttgtagtgtatagcatgccgcacaaacaacaatgaactagtggaggcggcaaggtgctccgtgttgccagattggagatggtgaagtatcgtaccaaaggctcaaaatggttgtatttggaggataattatcgtgtatctggcaaccctgagatcggtcgaccaatgactgtcctctctacagtcagagctcacgtaagaagggagataccatttccaaaacttgtcagggtaaatacgagtttatgaaaacccagagaaaacaaatatccgacgaagcaaaatcccggacgttttggaatccctgcggACGCAtttttagggctcaaaagcaggacgtgtccggggaaagaggacgtctggtcacccgatgtccagtcgtccccagtgagagcaacagggtgcacgttgtgaagctgtcgctttgcagtcctctccttttcatccagctcgtgtattctccgtgtgacgtgtgtcttgagggcgtctcatacctgccgtcatttgttgagattctttttcccccacaaatactctgactttatgatgttatgtccattgttttgtcgtctgcattgtttatagtcctctaggtgttatgtctatgtattgtcttttgtctaaaaaaaatatttaaaaaaataaaaattattacaaaaattaaaaaattaaaaaaacatgcgttaatgcgcgataaaataattgtcggcgttaattaagtgctgcgttaacgcaagattaacgcgttaacgtgcccagccctaatatgaatatatttatatatatgtgtatatatatatatgtgtgtgtatatatatatgtagatatatatatacacacacacacacatgtgtatacatacatacaaatatttatatttttatatatatagacactcgcacatgtgtgtgttttattagtCTTTTTGTGTCTCGAAATGGCCTGAAATAttagaaaactagaacgggcactcggtagagtgcataccttcgcatatcacaagattgggcattgaattatgaacattttggcattagttgcatgccaattggacaaaaatgtatcgtgctatggtaaaaaaaagagtttgacctttccatgaccttgacccttgacccgattgatcccaaaatgtaatcaaatggtccccggataataaccaatcatcccaccaaatttcatgcgattcaagaacattttgacctgttcatgacctttgaccttgacctttgacccgatcgatcccaaaatctaatcaactggtccccggataataaacaatcatcccaccaaattgcatgcgattcggttcaatactttttgagttctgcgaaagattttgacctgttcatgacctttgacccgatcgatcccaaaatctcatcaactggtccccggataataaacaatcatcccaccaaatttcatgcgattcggttcaatactttttgagttttgcgaataacacgcatacaaataaataaatacacggcgatcaaaacataaccttccggcattttcaatgcgaaggtaataaataaataaatagatacacggcgatcaaaacattaccttctggcattttcaatgcgaaggtaatgaataccactgagagagagagagagaaaactgtCACGAAGAACTTTTTTCCAGCCGCACGACGTTAGCTCTTCGTGGCCGTACTCCGTTAGCTCTCGGGTCGTGGGATCACTGTCGTGCTCAACCAAGACACCGCTGCAGGTATCCAATTGGCGGGAGacggtcacccccccccccccccccctctcagtcTGGCTGCTGGGTTAAACTCCCACGACGACGAGTTGAACCTGTTCTGCAAACATCGTTCAGAGGGACGGCGTCGTAACTTGTGTTCCTCCTCGAAGCGGTGATGTGTGACGGAGTCTCCCCGCAGCGCAGAGAACAAGCGGACCTCATCGCTACCTGTTATGCAGAGGAAATTGAGCTGAAGAAAGAAACTCATCGGACCGAATAATTATAGATTATTAAACTGGTGTCGCTAGAGGCATGATTAGTTTTAGCCCATCTAAAATGTTAAGAAATCATTGCATAAAGTTCCGCAGCTCCGCACCCAGAGCCGGCGGCCTCACGGGCCCCGAATCAGATAAGTGTCGACGTGCTTCGGGTGGAAAATCCATACTTATAGGAGTTATTTTAGGGACACGGGGCCCATTGTCTTCCCGTAATAACTACGACAACGGGCCACTGTCTCGGACAATATGAGCATGCAGATTGGCGTAGCGCTACACCGTTTCCACCGGCACACTGCGCATATTGTTTTGGGAGACCGGAATGCACTCGACGTCCTCCGCCGTGGGAGGCGGCCTAACGGAGAGAGGGCCGAGGAGCTGCGGAGCGATGCGCTGCTTTTACACTGACACTTGaatgtaaggggggggggggggtcaagatgAGCTActgggatggaggggggggggggggggttgcggcAAACAATTAGTTTATTTCtctctcattttgaagaaacTTCTCTTGTAAAATGTAGCCCCAGTGCCCatgaggaaacaggaagcgGTGGAAGTGACCTCAGAGGTCAACCGCTCTCACTTTCAGACTTATTTCCCTTTCGGCAGGTACGGTTTGTCCAATAAAAAGTGTGAAATGTACAGCTCTGCTggtcccctccaccccccccccccctcgtcaaaAGGGCCCATTGTGCTGCTGTGGTCTCGCTGTGTGccatgcagccccccccccgagcCCATAGATGACCCTTGTTGTTTTCTCCGCGCAGGCCCGGGTGAGGCAGATGCCAGCCAGAACAATGGCTGCGTCTCGGAGAAGCCGGCGGTGACTGACTCCACGGGCGCTGCCGAGGGCCCCCGCCAGCCCTGGCCCGCACCCAGCACGGCTGACCCCGACCCTGACGAAGCCACGCCACGCCCCCACCTGGCCCGCCTCTTCTCCCGAGATGCCCCGGGCCGGGAGGACAACACCTTCAAAGAGCGGCCCTCCGAATCCGACGAGCTACAGACCATCCAGGAACACAGCGGAGCGGCTTCAGAGTGCGGGTCGGACAGCACCGAACAGGAACTAGACTAGCTCtttactccctccctctctctctcgtccctccttctttttttttcttccgatcTCTCATTTAAGAGAGAGTCCAGAGCCTCACATTCACATTTTTTACCGAACGACAAAAGCCGACTCCTCCGACCGCATGGCATCCTCAAGCAGCTCCGCACAGGCCGCCTTCGGGCTGGGCCGCAGGAAGAAGAGCCCGGGCCTCATGGATCAGATTGGAAATTTCTTtggaggggagaagaagaggaagagcaagGTGAGGAAGCGAAGGTTGGTCGGCGCGACAGCTCGACCCTCCTCACAGAACCGCTCTTTAACTTCCGATTGCTGCGACGCACCCGTCATAGTAGAGCTGCGTCGCTTTGACTGTTATTTTCATGGTGAACCGAAGTCCCGTGTCCCGTGACTCGCGTCAACGGATCGCGACTTTGGGCGGGATTCgtattattttgttttcattttttaacaGCTGTGATTCTGAGTCGTCATAGGACACCTTTCCATATCGTTGTGCTCTGCGTGTGAGCGGCGCCGGCATCGGGTAGCGTCGCTCTCCTCCGCTGAGTATCGCACATCTGCGGTACAAGTGATCTGGCGGGATAGttgttctaccttttttttttttgtacgcAGTGTGTTTATTGGTACATCAAAGTCAGAAGTACTTTCCCTTAATGATAATGACgagagtggaggagaagggggggatTGATGTCCGCATTATGATGTGATTGTGGTATAATATATTGGTATTTTGTCGAGGCGTTGGGTACTCGGCGTTGTGGAGAGCGTCTTTGATGTCTCTGGGGTCATGTTTTCAACATCTGTGGTAATGCACGCTACAGCATTCACATTATAGCATCGGAGATCAAAGAGATATCACATGTGTATTAACATATAACAACATGTATTGGATTAAGGGCATATCATATACCGGCTGCATTCTATAAAATAAGAACAGGCATGTCTTATCTTGCAGGCaagtggttattattattattattattatgaggcaTTGGAGCCTGCATTGCTTTTTCATTACTCGATGTGCTCTAGTGTTGTCGAGATAGCATCATGG includes these proteins:
- the LOC130213370 gene encoding myelin basic protein-like isoform X1 gives rise to the protein MAKTLKILSLFFHFLGPIVKVDNFNLKESWQHVHNVVQSENTSWEPASSMGQHLGKRESPTGSQAPSPEPSPEAEAVQTAAAEEPDPQDEVFSPGEADASQNNGCVSEKPAVTDSTGAAEGPRQPWPAPSTADPDPDEATPRPHLARLFSRDAPGREDNTFKERPSESDELQTIQEHSGAASECGSDSTEQELD
- the LOC130213370 gene encoding myelin basic protein-like isoform X2, translating into MHLSQNNRRRPASSMGQHLGKRESPTGSQAPSPEPSPEAEAVQTAAAEEPDPQDEVFSPGEADASQNNGCVSEKPAVTDSTGAAEGPRQPWPAPSTADPDPDEATPRPHLARLFSRDAPGREDNTFKERPSESDELQTIQEHSGAASECGSDSTEQELD
- the LOC130213370 gene encoding myelin basic protein-like isoform X3 — its product is MGQHLGKRESPTGSQAPSPEPSPEAEAVQTAAAEEPDPQDEVFSPGEADASQNNGCVSEKPAVTDSTGAAEGPRQPWPAPSTADPDPDEATPRPHLARLFSRDAPGREDNTFKERPSESDELQTIQEHSGAASECGSDSTEQELD